From a region of the Pelagicoccus enzymogenes genome:
- a CDS encoding ABC transporter substrate-binding protein produces the protein MGSGRAHGVFACLRQAVGLAIAALLASCAPKQEESVSVGFIGPLTGNAVDLGLAPSKAIALAIREYNETRGEGDPLVTFAFEDDGWDGANAVPLYEKLRREHDIDILMMSHTDGTMALQDRVREDGVLLVNSLNNDQLLSTMNENTFVIGKKTEEAAQIVAARVLELGKRKVKGFHVTNSFMTISATAFSEHLRQHEVEVEIVPVDISKVDFKEELQRFQAEGCDAIAFFGYKNFGFAMKQARELGLEAPFFASTTTLGDGYFENSEGALVGTEFSFFTANDGNYVLARRFLDRYRLEYGEKPLSVWPPMQAYDAANILLNVLRNGKRESGEPMVEWLKRSLHEVNYYQGVCGNVAIMKDGTSRGIYFSLYEVKGPGQVEKVKR, from the coding sequence ATGGGATCAGGGCGCGCTCACGGCGTGTTTGCCTGCCTGAGGCAAGCGGTTGGCCTCGCGATCGCCGCTCTGCTGGCATCCTGCGCCCCGAAGCAGGAGGAGTCAGTGAGCGTGGGCTTCATAGGACCGTTGACGGGAAATGCGGTCGACCTCGGCTTGGCTCCCTCCAAGGCGATCGCCCTGGCCATCCGGGAATACAACGAAACTCGGGGGGAGGGTGACCCTTTGGTGACCTTTGCCTTCGAGGACGATGGCTGGGACGGGGCGAACGCAGTGCCGCTCTACGAAAAGCTGAGGCGTGAGCATGACATCGACATCCTGATGATGAGCCATACCGACGGGACCATGGCCCTCCAGGATCGCGTGCGGGAGGACGGGGTGCTGCTGGTGAATTCCTTGAACAACGACCAACTGCTTTCGACCATGAACGAGAACACCTTCGTGATCGGGAAGAAGACCGAAGAAGCGGCTCAGATTGTGGCCGCCCGGGTCTTGGAGCTCGGCAAGAGGAAGGTGAAGGGCTTCCACGTGACCAATTCCTTCATGACGATTTCCGCTACTGCCTTCTCTGAGCACTTGCGACAGCACGAGGTAGAGGTGGAGATCGTGCCGGTCGACATTTCCAAGGTCGACTTCAAGGAGGAGTTGCAGCGTTTTCAAGCCGAAGGTTGCGACGCGATCGCGTTTTTTGGATACAAGAACTTCGGCTTTGCCATGAAGCAGGCGAGGGAGTTGGGCCTGGAAGCTCCGTTCTTCGCTTCCACGACGACTTTAGGAGATGGCTATTTCGAGAATTCGGAAGGCGCCTTGGTGGGGACCGAGTTTTCGTTTTTCACGGCGAACGATGGAAACTACGTTCTCGCTCGCCGGTTCCTGGACCGGTACCGTTTGGAGTACGGCGAAAAGCCGCTCTCCGTATGGCCGCCCATGCAGGCCTACGATGCAGCGAATATTTTGTTGAACGTACTCCGAAACGGGAAACGCGAAAGCGGTGAGCCAATGGTAGAATGGCTGAAGCGTTCCCTGCATGAAGTGAACTACTATCAGGGCGTCTGCGGAAACGTGGCGATCATGAAGGATGGCACCTCCCGGGGAATCTATTTCTCGCTTTACGAAGTGAAAGGCCCGGGGCAGGTGGAGAAAGTGAAGCGTTAG
- a CDS encoding response regulator, whose protein sequence is MKIRSKLTLAFGLMFAIIVSIVWFNRGVAAEAKENFETFKNQVEPVVSLLRQLKQGTSELRLLLVKRIHSADLLDFGDDAKLKGLVEVEMPFLNSSLAAADLSFIEQRYLIRQEEDLLELTNEQLRVALVVLETLPLLENEDASDRTWTRLQDLEKQLDSLSSQIDLQVQSLLFELESQSDSYRETVSKKLDEMSRTTVYLGVFGLCVGFVLVAGVVSGISRQIRNLERGMQTIQTGDLNFTIDDKGHNELSALARFFNEMTGSLRESREGLLAARDAAEVANSAKSEFLANMSHEIRTPMSGVIGMTDLLLDTKLEPVQYHYVKSVKESSESLLYILNDILDFSKIEAGKLSMEQIDFDFRLLMDDVSSSFALATAEKGLELACWVDPKVPNGLEGDPVRLRQILVNLIGNAVKFTEEGQIAIDVSLDSEVGEEALLRFSVKDSGIGVPQEKREKIFGKFSQVDASHSRKYGGTGLGLAISRQLAELMGGETGVNSPLIVEGVSMIGGPGSEFWFTARFVVKAQEANVPEVRSELKGKGVLLVEANAAHARSILCRLESWGMRATLATSGEKAIALARSGSFDFAVVDMRLFGMSGFELANKLSGLELKLLMLCSVVDTDSMNRCGQEGFDGYLCKPVRTDELQRNLLSLLEVGRPEVQGGRADAESGAPANLDVSNRELKILVAEDTPTNQIVAKGLLKKLGIDCDIASNGQEAVEMLKQRTYDLVLMDMQMPVLDGMEATQLIRNMDTGALNPLVPIVAVTANAMEEDRIKCIEAGMDDHITKPISAPELAKILSRWAGPARPSVDVN, encoded by the coding sequence ATGAAGATACGTAGCAAGCTCACCTTGGCGTTTGGCTTGATGTTCGCGATCATCGTCTCGATCGTTTGGTTCAACCGCGGCGTCGCGGCGGAGGCGAAGGAGAATTTCGAAACCTTCAAGAACCAGGTGGAGCCAGTCGTCAGCTTGCTTCGCCAGCTCAAGCAAGGAACCAGCGAGTTGCGTCTGCTTCTGGTGAAGCGTATCCATAGCGCGGATTTGCTGGATTTTGGAGATGACGCCAAGCTGAAGGGCTTGGTGGAAGTGGAGATGCCGTTCCTGAACTCCTCCCTCGCGGCTGCCGACCTGTCTTTTATCGAGCAGCGATATTTGATACGCCAGGAAGAAGATTTGCTGGAGCTGACGAATGAACAACTGAGAGTCGCCCTGGTGGTGCTCGAAACCTTGCCGCTATTGGAGAACGAGGATGCCTCGGATCGTACATGGACCCGGTTGCAGGATTTGGAGAAGCAGTTGGATTCGCTCAGCTCCCAAATCGATTTGCAGGTGCAGAGCTTGCTTTTCGAGTTGGAAAGCCAGAGCGATTCCTACCGAGAGACGGTATCCAAAAAGCTGGACGAAATGAGTCGGACCACCGTTTATCTCGGAGTGTTCGGCTTGTGTGTTGGCTTTGTTTTGGTGGCTGGGGTCGTATCCGGCATCAGCAGGCAGATTCGTAATTTGGAGCGTGGGATGCAAACGATTCAAACGGGCGACTTGAACTTCACAATCGATGACAAGGGGCATAACGAATTGTCGGCTCTGGCGCGTTTCTTCAACGAAATGACGGGATCGCTAAGGGAAAGCCGCGAAGGTCTCCTAGCGGCCCGCGACGCGGCGGAGGTCGCCAACAGCGCGAAGTCGGAGTTCCTTGCCAACATGAGTCATGAGATTCGCACGCCGATGAGCGGTGTGATCGGCATGACCGACTTGTTGCTAGATACCAAGCTGGAGCCGGTGCAGTACCACTACGTCAAGAGCGTGAAGGAAAGCAGCGAATCCTTGCTGTACATCCTCAACGACATTCTGGACTTTTCCAAGATCGAGGCCGGCAAGCTCAGCATGGAGCAGATAGACTTCGATTTCCGCTTGTTGATGGATGACGTTTCCTCCTCCTTTGCGCTGGCGACAGCTGAAAAGGGATTGGAGCTCGCCTGTTGGGTCGACCCGAAGGTGCCCAACGGCCTGGAGGGCGACCCGGTTCGCTTGCGGCAAATTCTGGTGAACTTGATTGGGAACGCGGTCAAGTTCACGGAAGAGGGTCAGATCGCGATCGATGTAAGCTTAGATTCGGAAGTAGGCGAGGAGGCCTTGCTTCGTTTCTCGGTCAAGGATTCGGGGATTGGGGTACCGCAGGAAAAGCGGGAGAAGATTTTTGGGAAGTTTTCCCAGGTTGATGCATCCCATTCGCGCAAGTACGGCGGCACGGGGCTCGGTTTGGCCATCTCGCGCCAGTTGGCCGAATTGATGGGAGGCGAGACGGGAGTAAACAGTCCCTTGATTGTGGAAGGTGTATCCATGATTGGAGGACCAGGATCGGAGTTTTGGTTCACTGCTCGCTTCGTGGTGAAGGCTCAGGAAGCGAACGTGCCCGAGGTGAGATCGGAGTTGAAGGGAAAGGGAGTTCTTTTGGTGGAAGCCAATGCAGCCCACGCCCGCAGCATCTTGTGTCGCCTGGAATCGTGGGGAATGCGAGCGACCTTGGCGACAAGCGGGGAGAAGGCGATCGCTTTGGCACGATCAGGTTCTTTCGATTTTGCAGTCGTCGACATGCGGCTTTTCGGGATGTCGGGCTTCGAGCTGGCGAACAAGCTGAGTGGACTGGAGCTGAAGCTTTTGATGCTGTGTTCCGTCGTGGATACCGACTCCATGAATCGATGCGGGCAGGAAGGTTTTGATGGTTACCTCTGTAAGCCGGTGCGGACGGACGAATTGCAACGCAACCTCCTGTCCCTGCTCGAGGTGGGCAGACCGGAGGTTCAAGGAGGAAGAGCAGACGCAGAGTCGGGAGCTCCGGCCAACTTGGATGTCTCGAACAGGGAGCTAAAGATTTTGGTCGCGGAGGATACACCGACCAATCAGATCGTAGCGAAGGGCTTGCTCAAGAAGCTCGGAATCGATTGCGATATTGCCAGCAACGGGCAGGAAGCGGTCGAAATGCTGAAGCAAAGAACCTATGACTTGGTCTTGATGGATATGCAGATGCCAGTCTTGGACGGCATGGAAGCGACTCAATTGATCCGGAATATGGATACTGGGGCGCTAAATCCACTCGTTCCAATTGTAGCAGTCACGGCAAATGCAATGGAAGAGGATCGGATAAAGTGCATTGAGGCGGGAATGGACGATCATATCACCAAGCCGATATCCGCTCCGGAGCTTGCCAAGATACTCAGCCGTTGGGCAGGCCCAGCGAGGCCGTCGGTCGATGTGAACTGA
- the dut gene encoding dUTP diphosphatase — MSQTAANLLIKPLNAAAKERYQNHGHFHDGDAGLDLYTIEELRIEPGETKLIEFGISCQPTNGKAYFLIPRSSISKTPLRMANSIGLIDGGYRGQIMAAVDNIKSEAFVVEAGTRLFQLIFPDCSPISYELVEALSETTRGSGGFGSTGK; from the coding sequence ATGTCCCAGACCGCTGCCAACCTTCTGATCAAGCCCCTCAACGCTGCCGCTAAAGAGCGCTACCAAAACCATGGCCATTTCCACGATGGCGATGCGGGGCTCGATCTTTACACGATCGAAGAGCTGCGGATCGAGCCGGGCGAAACGAAGCTTATCGAATTCGGAATTTCCTGTCAGCCGACCAACGGAAAAGCCTACTTTTTGATCCCGCGTTCCTCCATTTCCAAGACGCCGCTGCGCATGGCGAACTCGATCGGCTTGATCGACGGCGGCTACCGTGGCCAGATCATGGCTGCGGTGGACAACATCAAGAGCGAAGCCTTCGTGGTGGAGGCGGGAACGAGGCTCTTCCAGTTGATCTTCCCGGATTGTTCGCCGATTTCCTACGAACTTGTCGAAGCGCTCAGTGAGACGACGCGAGGCAGTGGCGGTTTCGGCAGTACGGGCAAGTAA
- a CDS encoding DUF1501 domain-containing protein, producing MKTFLTKLSDMDRRDFLAYSAKAFLGVGLMPSVIRNTAFAADLPLSRPTAKNVIYLYMAGGMSHLDTFDLKQGTEFQGATRSIKTNVPGVRMSGYLPKLAQQMDKLAVINSMFSNQGAHEEGRYFMHSSYTKRGTIQHPGIGSWLVKFDGNRNPNLPGVVHIGSPNPGGSNGFLEQRYAPLVVGNPEAGLQNSARRSSMSEEEFQDMVSLTNAFDAEFHGRYKQQKKVDAYSEMYDDALKLMRSRDLVAFEIDKEPKSLRDSYGANPFGQGCLLARRLVEHDVRFVEVTLGNWDTHTNNFERVEENAAILDSAMATLLADLEVRGMLEETMVVLATEFGRTPKINENDGRDHSPTAFSCVLAGGGIRGGQLYGKTDTSGKNVVENRVNVPDFNATIAYALGIPTEKTVYSPTGRPFRVADKGRPVLDLFA from the coding sequence ATGAAGACTTTCCTTACTAAACTGTCCGACATGGATCGGCGCGACTTTCTCGCCTATTCGGCCAAAGCTTTTCTTGGAGTCGGATTGATGCCCTCGGTCATACGCAACACCGCTTTTGCAGCGGACTTGCCCTTGTCCCGGCCGACCGCGAAAAACGTAATCTACCTCTACATGGCAGGAGGTATGAGCCATCTGGATACGTTCGACCTGAAGCAAGGAACTGAATTTCAAGGCGCGACCCGCTCGATTAAGACCAACGTCCCCGGCGTACGCATGAGTGGCTATTTGCCAAAGCTCGCCCAGCAAATGGACAAGCTGGCGGTGATCAATTCGATGTTTTCCAATCAGGGAGCCCATGAGGAAGGACGGTACTTCATGCACTCCAGCTATACCAAGCGAGGTACGATCCAGCATCCCGGCATCGGCTCCTGGCTCGTCAAGTTCGACGGGAATCGCAATCCTAACCTACCGGGAGTGGTGCACATCGGCAGTCCTAATCCTGGAGGAAGCAATGGCTTTCTTGAGCAACGCTACGCCCCCTTGGTGGTGGGCAATCCAGAAGCGGGTCTGCAAAACAGCGCCCGCCGTTCCTCCATGTCGGAGGAGGAGTTTCAAGATATGGTATCCCTGACAAATGCCTTCGACGCGGAATTTCACGGTCGCTACAAGCAGCAGAAGAAAGTGGATGCGTATTCGGAAATGTATGACGACGCATTGAAGCTGATGCGAAGCCGAGATCTGGTCGCCTTCGAAATCGACAAGGAACCGAAGTCGCTGCGCGACAGTTACGGAGCCAATCCTTTCGGGCAAGGGTGTTTGCTGGCGCGTCGCTTGGTCGAGCACGACGTCCGTTTCGTGGAGGTGACGCTGGGGAACTGGGATACCCATACCAATAACTTCGAACGGGTGGAGGAGAACGCGGCGATCTTGGACAGCGCGATGGCTACCTTGCTGGCGGACTTGGAAGTGCGCGGAATGCTGGAAGAGACGATGGTGGTGCTCGCAACGGAGTTTGGGCGCACGCCGAAAATTAACGAAAACGACGGGCGCGACCATTCGCCGACTGCTTTCTCCTGCGTGCTGGCAGGCGGCGGAATTCGCGGAGGACAATTGTATGGGAAAACGGATACGAGCGGAAAAAATGTGGTCGAAAATCGCGTGAACGTGCCCGACTTCAACGCGACCATTGCCTACGCCTTGGGAATTCCCACCGAAAAAACGGTCTACTCTCCCACCGGCAGGCCGTTCCGGGTGGCGGACAAGGGCCGTCCGGTATTGGACCTTTTTGCGTAA
- a CDS encoding c-type cytochrome domain-containing protein: MLRLKESIGFFLAGVFLSEGSWMSAHATVDFYHEVFPILEARCFKCHSDEKQKGDLRLDSPAWILRGSENGKILTPGQADDSPLYYLTTYDPDDPDYMPSKGKGLTVGEQGLLRRWIEEGARFGDEASSMMEMSEAVPPSSSVGKKYTEDQPLPPATYDIPTQFAETVESLRELGLLVDTVNHDANRLELSFTYAGDERAFEWNRIEPLAASVVKLGFARSKVSDRQLAKLPVFENLRSLDLRDTAITDAALESVGELEGLESLNLYGTAVTDAGIAHLYRLKQLRQLYLRGTSVSAAGANRLQQAIPGLRVLR; this comes from the coding sequence ATGCTTCGACTTAAAGAGAGTATCGGTTTCTTCCTCGCGGGAGTGTTCTTGTCAGAAGGCTCTTGGATGTCGGCCCATGCAACGGTCGATTTCTATCACGAGGTTTTTCCGATCCTGGAGGCTCGTTGCTTCAAGTGCCACAGCGACGAAAAGCAAAAGGGCGACCTGCGGCTGGATTCCCCGGCTTGGATTCTGCGAGGTAGTGAAAACGGCAAGATCCTCACGCCCGGGCAGGCGGACGATAGTCCGCTCTATTACCTGACGACCTACGACCCAGACGATCCGGACTACATGCCTTCGAAAGGCAAGGGGCTGACTGTCGGGGAGCAAGGTTTGCTCAGGCGCTGGATCGAAGAAGGGGCTCGTTTCGGCGATGAGGCTTCAAGCATGATGGAGATGTCTGAAGCTGTACCGCCCTCGAGTTCCGTTGGCAAAAAGTACACCGAAGATCAGCCATTGCCGCCAGCGACTTACGACATTCCGACCCAGTTTGCCGAAACGGTAGAATCCCTCCGGGAATTGGGGCTGTTGGTGGACACGGTCAATCATGACGCGAATCGTTTGGAGCTGAGCTTCACCTACGCTGGAGACGAGCGGGCCTTTGAATGGAACAGGATCGAGCCGCTCGCGGCCTCGGTGGTGAAGCTCGGTTTTGCCCGTTCCAAGGTGAGCGATAGGCAGTTGGCGAAGCTGCCTGTTTTCGAAAACCTTCGATCCTTGGATTTGCGCGACACCGCTATCACGGACGCCGCGCTGGAATCGGTCGGAGAGCTGGAGGGCCTCGAGTCCTTGAACCTCTACGGCACTGCGGTTACTGACGCCGGCATCGCCCACCTGTATCGATTGAAGCAGCTACGGCAGCTCTACCTGAGGGGAACCTCCGTTTCCGCGGCCGGCGCTAATCGCCTGCAGCAAGCGATCCCCGGTTTGCGGGTGCTGCGGTAA
- a CDS encoding DUF1549 domain-containing protein, with protein MKPRRFAAPCSLIVLILLQLAASGAARAAQSLARQVASEKIDALVQQVLDAQGLQRQALSDDQTFARRIYLDIVGRIPSYRELESFEQSKSANKRAELIDALLDSDGYASHFYNYWEDVLRIKSRGRKTVMVSYQDWVKQSLRDNMPYDVFVRELVSSSGFVWDDPAVGYYLRDAGMPLDNMSNTAQVFLGTRMQCAQCHDHPFDRWTQQEYYHMAAFTFGVKSSVNGYRNIPEFEAFQEVARFVRRAEMRESGQIDRSKRGGSPAERRVIRDIFEPLVTEVTVSDRKLKLPEDYAYDDAKPNQVMVPRTPFGPEAKVGKRANAQEVYADWLTSPENPRFTKAIANRLWKKALGAGLIEPVDDFKDDTVATHPELMACLEELMVESGYDMKAYMRAIFNTRTYQSEVSNQEPVPGEPFFYTGPALRRMSAEQLWDSVLTLAIPDLDKMTREDPQMMNLRLREMEMKRHVENVKQLNGKELYAIVKRLGGVQDHYLELEKEFQSKLNATKDKEQRAALRREFNEIRREKNTAVENLLAQATGSEPFDRREMLAELAADDADEANEGMDRREARRLQRVRRNLVRASEVVSPAPPGHFLREFGESDRDIIGSSTDEAAIPQALALLNGNLFNLISSRESLLSQEVQAADGESRWDVVFKSFYGRSPTEAERSLVAAQVEAHGFRKGYQQVQLALLNSQEFRFIQ; from the coding sequence ATGAAGCCCCGTCGTTTTGCCGCCCCTTGTTCCTTGATCGTTTTGATTCTGCTGCAGCTTGCAGCCAGCGGGGCGGCGCGAGCGGCGCAATCGCTGGCCAGGCAAGTAGCGTCGGAGAAGATCGACGCACTGGTGCAGCAGGTTCTGGACGCTCAAGGCTTGCAGCGGCAGGCCCTGAGCGACGACCAGACTTTCGCGCGCCGCATCTACCTCGATATCGTGGGGAGAATTCCAAGCTATCGTGAGCTTGAGTCCTTCGAGCAGTCCAAGTCAGCGAACAAGCGAGCGGAGTTGATCGACGCATTGTTGGACTCGGATGGATACGCCAGCCACTTTTACAACTACTGGGAGGACGTATTGCGCATCAAATCGCGTGGGCGCAAGACGGTGATGGTTTCGTACCAGGACTGGGTTAAGCAATCGCTGCGGGACAATATGCCTTATGACGTTTTCGTACGGGAGCTGGTTTCCTCGAGCGGCTTCGTTTGGGACGATCCGGCGGTAGGATACTACTTGCGCGATGCTGGCATGCCCTTGGACAACATGTCCAACACAGCCCAGGTTTTTCTCGGAACTCGCATGCAGTGCGCCCAGTGTCATGACCACCCTTTTGATCGCTGGACCCAGCAAGAGTATTATCACATGGCGGCGTTCACATTTGGCGTGAAGTCATCGGTTAATGGATACAGGAACATTCCAGAGTTCGAAGCCTTTCAGGAAGTGGCTCGTTTCGTGCGCCGCGCGGAAATGAGAGAGAGCGGGCAGATCGATCGCTCGAAGCGGGGAGGCTCGCCGGCAGAAAGACGCGTGATCCGCGACATTTTCGAGCCTCTGGTGACGGAAGTCACGGTGAGCGACCGCAAGCTGAAGTTACCTGAGGACTACGCTTACGATGACGCGAAGCCCAATCAAGTGATGGTCCCCCGAACTCCGTTCGGCCCAGAAGCGAAAGTGGGGAAACGAGCCAATGCCCAGGAGGTCTACGCGGATTGGTTGACTTCGCCGGAGAATCCGCGGTTCACCAAGGCGATTGCCAATCGGCTTTGGAAGAAGGCTCTAGGCGCAGGGCTGATCGAGCCGGTGGACGATTTTAAGGATGATACGGTAGCGACGCATCCGGAGTTGATGGCCTGCCTGGAGGAGCTCATGGTAGAGAGCGGTTACGACATGAAGGCGTACATGCGGGCGATCTTCAACACCCGTACTTACCAAAGCGAGGTATCGAACCAGGAACCAGTCCCCGGGGAACCGTTTTTCTATACCGGGCCCGCCTTGCGGCGTATGTCGGCTGAACAGCTTTGGGACTCTGTATTGACTCTGGCGATACCAGATCTCGACAAAATGACACGCGAGGATCCGCAAATGATGAATTTGCGGTTACGCGAGATGGAAATGAAGCGTCACGTGGAAAACGTGAAGCAGCTAAACGGCAAGGAACTTTACGCCATCGTGAAGCGGCTTGGAGGCGTGCAGGATCACTACCTCGAATTGGAGAAGGAATTCCAGTCCAAGCTGAACGCGACTAAGGACAAGGAGCAGCGGGCTGCCTTGCGCCGTGAATTCAACGAAATCCGCCGCGAGAAAAATACTGCGGTGGAAAACTTGCTTGCTCAAGCGACGGGATCGGAGCCCTTTGACCGGAGGGAGATGCTGGCGGAGCTGGCGGCTGATGATGCCGATGAGGCTAATGAGGGAATGGATCGACGCGAAGCCCGTAGGTTGCAGCGAGTCCGCAGAAATCTAGTGCGTGCTTCGGAAGTGGTTTCGCCTGCTCCGCCTGGACATTTCCTAAGGGAGTTCGGCGAGTCGGACCGAGATATCATTGGAAGTTCCACGGATGAAGCAGCCATCCCACAGGCCCTTGCCTTGCTCAACGGAAACCTTTTTAACCTGATCAGCAGCCGTGAGTCTTTGCTTTCGCAAGAGGTGCAAGCTGCGGACGGAGAGTCTCGCTGGGACGTTGTATTCAAAAGTTTCTACGGTCGCTCGCCTACGGAGGCGGAGCGAAGCCTCGTCGCCGCACAAGTCGAGGCTCACGGATTTCGCAAAGGGTACCAGCAGGTGCAGCTCGCGTTGCTCAATTCCCAGGAGTTTCGCTTTATACAATAG
- a CDS encoding SGNH/GDSL hydrolase family protein: MKKLTPLLFLCACFLGLGPSLHATDSQAKPFAELVELQDGDTFVFLGDSITHQCLYTQYVETYFYTRYPARRIRFRNAGVSGDAASDALLRFEEDVAAFKPDYVSVLLGMNDGRYRHFDHDIFAQYEKGMSELLLRIGGIGEGIPMGPSYFDSRSVRLNERAAHWVKTRQPMRDYYPSVLSFYSEWVAEQAQLAGFNFVDMSAPMRRVTFEQRREDPAFTLSKDAVHPEAKGHVVMATAMLSDAFLIEPVSQIEIWLNRKGRIEKLDSTGTLVNAEAKKGRLSFDYTASALPWVLPHSAHEGYELAKAGERFSEERISVNGLKEGSYELSIDLVPVARFSHAELEVGVSLQAYSHAPQYKQAMEVALLNRDRNEQAIKPLRDLWLHRKSKLRGEERWLAQNAGHADFQSRQSAYEKEMEAFYQKLQELEALALQFEDKIYEANQPLARAYSLSQVD, encoded by the coding sequence ATGAAAAAGCTGACCCCACTTCTGTTCCTCTGCGCTTGCTTCCTAGGGCTTGGTCCCTCCCTCCATGCTACGGATTCGCAGGCGAAGCCTTTCGCGGAATTGGTGGAATTGCAGGATGGGGATACCTTCGTTTTCCTCGGCGACAGCATTACGCATCAGTGCCTCTACACGCAGTATGTGGAGACCTACTTCTATACCCGATACCCGGCGAGGCGCATTCGCTTTCGTAATGCGGGGGTGAGTGGGGATGCGGCAAGCGATGCCTTGTTGCGTTTCGAGGAAGATGTGGCCGCTTTCAAGCCTGACTATGTCTCGGTATTGCTGGGCATGAACGACGGGCGTTACCGGCATTTCGACCATGACATCTTTGCCCAGTACGAAAAGGGCATGTCCGAGCTTTTGCTTCGGATCGGAGGAATCGGGGAGGGGATTCCGATGGGGCCGAGCTACTTCGATTCCCGGTCGGTGCGCTTGAATGAGCGGGCGGCTCATTGGGTTAAAACGCGTCAGCCAATGAGGGACTACTATCCATCGGTGTTGAGTTTCTATTCGGAGTGGGTGGCAGAGCAGGCCCAGTTGGCGGGCTTCAATTTTGTGGATATGAGCGCTCCAATGCGGCGTGTCACTTTTGAGCAGCGTCGAGAGGATCCGGCGTTCACCTTGTCGAAGGATGCGGTCCACCCTGAAGCGAAAGGTCATGTGGTGATGGCGACGGCGATGTTGTCCGACGCTTTTCTCATCGAGCCTGTATCTCAAATTGAGATCTGGCTGAACAGAAAAGGCCGTATCGAGAAATTGGATTCAACAGGGACTTTGGTGAACGCGGAAGCGAAAAAGGGGCGCCTGAGCTTCGACTATACCGCCTCGGCCTTGCCATGGGTGTTGCCTCACTCTGCTCACGAAGGGTACGAGCTTGCAAAGGCGGGCGAGCGATTTAGCGAGGAACGAATCTCGGTCAACGGATTGAAGGAAGGTAGCTACGAACTCTCGATCGACCTGGTGCCGGTCGCTCGATTTTCGCATGCGGAATTGGAAGTGGGGGTAAGTTTGCAAGCTTACTCTCATGCTCCCCAGTACAAGCAGGCCATGGAAGTTGCCCTTCTCAATCGGGACCGCAACGAGCAGGCGATCAAGCCGCTACGTGACCTTTGGCTGCATCGTAAAAGCAAGCTGCGGGGAGAGGAGCGTTGGCTAGCTCAGAACGCCGGGCATGCGGACTTCCAATCGCGGCAGTCGGCCTACGAAAAGGAGATGGAAGCGTTCTACCAAAAGCTGCAGGAATTGGAGGCGTTGGCCCTGCAATTCGAGGACAAGATTTATGAGGCGAACCAGCCCCTAGCTCGCGCTTACTCCTTGAGCCAAGTTGATTGA